Proteins from a genomic interval of Candidatus Brocadia sp.:
- a CDS encoding sigma-54-dependent Fis family transcriptional regulator — MAYRVLIADDEERMRRVLAIIFEEMNDVKVITASNSSTTLDYLNKERFHLLITDLKVQEMGRLEFLRAIKNKAPDLPIIVLTAYGSVVSAIDVMKEGVFDYLTTPFEKDILKLAVKRALKISSLTIENKYLRQELESQYNFGNIIGNSPQVIEALRLVGEVSKTDSTVLITGESGTGKELIARAIHYNSNRACGPLIVLNCAAIPENLLESELFGYEKGAFTSAEKTKKGRFELAAGGTFFMDEISEMSLGVQAKVLRVIEARELERLGGTETLKVDVRIICATNKNLEDLVKSEKFREDLYYRISVFPITLTPLRERKEDIIPLSKHFLKRFSTKMGKAPISLSKEVERLFMMHKWEGNIRELQNVIERAVILCKGNAITSEHLPISIVKGASFVEKDKLQTSAKSVSFDIPPHGLSLDALEKQLVTQALEKSKNNKTKAAKLLGLTRGTFRYRLQKYGLAN; from the coding sequence ATGGCTTACAGAGTCCTAATTGCAGATGATGAAGAACGTATGCGAAGGGTGCTTGCTATAATTTTTGAAGAAATGAATGATGTTAAGGTTATTACAGCAAGCAACAGTTCGACAACCTTAGATTATTTAAACAAAGAGCGTTTCCATCTGCTTATTACTGATTTAAAAGTACAAGAAATGGGAAGGCTTGAGTTCCTGCGAGCAATTAAAAATAAAGCCCCAGATCTCCCGATTATTGTTCTTACCGCATATGGGTCAGTTGTGTCTGCAATTGACGTTATGAAAGAAGGGGTTTTTGATTATCTAACCACGCCTTTCGAAAAAGATATTCTTAAATTAGCAGTAAAGAGGGCTCTGAAAATAAGCTCTTTGACAATTGAAAATAAGTATCTGCGTCAGGAGCTTGAGTCTCAGTATAATTTTGGCAATATCATCGGTAATTCTCCACAAGTAATTGAAGCATTACGATTAGTTGGAGAGGTATCAAAAACTGACTCAACCGTATTGATAACAGGAGAAAGTGGTACAGGAAAAGAGCTGATCGCACGTGCCATTCATTACAATAGCAATAGGGCGTGCGGTCCGCTGATTGTGCTGAACTGTGCGGCAATACCGGAAAATTTGCTGGAGAGCGAGTTGTTCGGTTATGAGAAAGGCGCTTTTACCAGCGCAGAAAAAACCAAAAAAGGACGTTTTGAGTTAGCAGCTGGTGGCACCTTTTTTATGGATGAGATATCAGAAATGAGCTTAGGAGTTCAAGCAAAAGTTTTGCGTGTTATTGAAGCCAGAGAGCTGGAACGTTTGGGAGGAACTGAAACTCTGAAGGTTGACGTAAGGATTATTTGTGCTACCAATAAAAATTTAGAAGATTTGGTAAAATCTGAGAAATTCAGAGAAGATTTGTATTATAGAATAAGTGTCTTCCCGATTACATTAACACCGCTGAGAGAACGAAAAGAAGATATCATTCCTTTAAGCAAACATTTCTTAAAACGCTTTTCAACTAAAATGGGAAAAGCACCCATTTCATTAAGCAAAGAGGTGGAAAGATTGTTTATGATGCATAAATGGGAAGGTAACATAAGGGAATTGCAAAATGTTATAGAACGTGCGGTAATATTGTGCAAGGGTAATGCAATAACATCAGAACACTTGCCAATATCAATAGTTAAAGGCGCATCTTTTGTCGAGAAGGATAAGTTGCAAACTTCAGCTAAATCGGTTTCATTTGACATACCGCCGCATGGTTTATCTCTTGATGCTTTGGAGAAACAATTGGTTACTCAAGCCCTAGAAAAAAGTAAAAATAATAAGACGAAGGCCGCCAAATTATTAGGATTGACGAGGGGTACATTTCGTTATCGATTGCAAAAATATGGTTTGGCAAACTAA
- the accC gene encoding acetyl-CoA carboxylase biotin carboxylase subunit: MIANRGEIALRIIRACREMGIETVVICSKSDENAMYLKQADITVCVGPPEAEGSYLNVPSIISAAEITDIEAIHPGYGFLSEVGHFAEVCESSKIVFIGPRSEILKKLGNKTEARKIAIANKVPVVPGSESGIKSQQQALDVAHKIGYPVIIKASSGGGGRGMRVAHNDISLVNSLAVAQREAEAAFKDPSIYMEKYIEDTRHIEVQIFGDNYGNIIHLGERDCTLQRRHQKLIEESPSPHISERLRDEICKAAIKIARAVHYTNAGTVEFLVDKQGNFYFIEVNTRLQVEHPVTEMVTGIDLVKQQIRVAYGERLNIKQKSVRPRGVSIECRINAEDPQNGFRPQPGKITTYNPPGGRGVRVDSHVHVGYEITPYYDSLISKLIVHQKTREEAIACMKRALSEYVIEGIKTTIPLNLELISHPQFASGNINTLFVENLLSKGQH; encoded by the coding sequence ATGATTGCAAATCGAGGTGAAATTGCTTTAAGAATTATTAGGGCATGCCGCGAAATGGGTATAGAAACAGTTGTAATCTGTTCAAAGTCGGATGAAAATGCAATGTACTTAAAGCAAGCCGACATAACCGTATGCGTTGGTCCTCCTGAAGCAGAGGGAAGTTATCTAAACGTTCCGAGTATCATTAGTGCAGCCGAGATAACCGACATTGAGGCTATCCATCCAGGATATGGTTTTTTATCCGAGGTTGGGCATTTTGCAGAAGTGTGTGAATCTTCCAAGATAGTATTTATTGGCCCCCGGTCAGAAATATTGAAAAAACTTGGGAATAAGACTGAGGCCAGAAAGATTGCCATTGCTAACAAAGTACCCGTAGTTCCAGGTAGTGAATCAGGTATAAAAAGTCAGCAACAAGCGTTGGATGTGGCACATAAGATCGGGTATCCTGTAATTATTAAAGCTTCATCGGGTGGTGGTGGACGTGGGATGCGTGTTGCACATAATGATATAAGTCTTGTAAATTCACTGGCAGTTGCACAACGGGAAGCCGAGGCAGCTTTTAAAGATCCATCCATCTATATGGAAAAATACATAGAAGACACGCGCCACATAGAAGTGCAAATATTTGGAGATAATTATGGTAATATTATTCATTTAGGTGAAAGGGATTGTACATTACAACGCAGACACCAAAAACTTATCGAAGAATCCCCTTCTCCGCATATTTCTGAGCGCCTACGAGATGAAATATGCAAGGCGGCAATTAAGATTGCGAGGGCTGTACATTACACAAATGCTGGTACGGTTGAATTTCTCGTAGATAAACAGGGTAATTTCTATTTTATAGAAGTAAATACTCGGTTACAAGTTGAACATCCTGTAACAGAAATGGTTACCGGTATCGATTTAGTCAAGCAGCAAATAAGGGTTGCCTACGGTGAACGTTTAAATATAAAACAAAAAAGTGTAAGGCCCAGAGGTGTCTCTATAGAATGCCGTATTAACGCAGAAGACCCCCAAAATGGGTTTCGGCCTCAACCGGGAAAGATCACCACATATAATCCTCCGGGAGGGCGTGGAGTGCGGGTTGATTCGCATGTGCACGTTGGCTATGAGATTACTCCCTACTATGATTCTTTGATCTCAAAATTAATTGTTCATCAAAAAACAAGGGAAGAAGCTATTGCCTGTATGAAACGGGCTTTGAGTGAATATGTAATTGAAGGTATTAAAACGACTATTCCATTAAATTTAGAGCTCATTTCACATCCTCAATTTGCAAGTGGAAATATAAATACTCTTTTTGTAGAAAATCTCTTGTCAAAAGGCCAGCATTAG
- the accB gene encoding acetyl-CoA carboxylase biotin carboxyl carrier protein — protein sequence MMSIIDKVKQLISIMNENDLSEIEIQEDVTKIRIKKSEVGYTHTISPVTVPSVLHPKFEQEHPSQALPKESENFAEIVSPMVGTFYRASAPGADPCVNAGDFVNEETVVCIIEAMKIMNEVKAETVGEIIDVYVNDGEAVEFGQPLFRVKPSAKAT from the coding sequence ATGATGAGCATTATAGACAAGGTAAAGCAGTTAATTTCAATTATGAATGAAAATGATTTATCTGAGATTGAAATCCAAGAAGATGTTACCAAAATAAGGATTAAAAAAAGTGAGGTTGGATATACCCATACGATTTCACCCGTAACTGTCCCTTCTGTACTTCATCCAAAATTCGAACAAGAGCATCCTTCGCAGGCATTGCCAAAGGAAAGTGAAAATTTTGCAGAGATTGTTTCACCTATGGTGGGCACATTTTATCGAGCTAGTGCACCTGGGGCGGATCCTTGTGTGAATGCAGGAGATTTTGTAAACGAAGAAACAGTTGTTTGTATTATTGAAGCAATGAAAATAATGAATGAAGTGAAAGCCGAGACTGTGGGTGAAATCATAGATGTGTATGTGAATGATGGGGAGGCAGTAGAATTTGGTCAGCCGTTATTTCGTGTTAAGCCTTCTGCAAAGGCGACATAA
- a CDS encoding aminopeptidase P family protein, with amino-acid sequence MHCLNKLKEELQEKKIGGFLVTNEVNIRYVANFTGSESILLITPDHDYLFTDFRYVEQARLDIPWVRVVERKVSLIKTICEKLKRLNIKKLYVESLYLTLDQYSQIVSTIKGIHIIPTKGIIEKYRKRKTQEELEKIRTAIDIAERAYYNIQKKIKAGVSEKKIADLLEFEIRNYGGRKGSFETICATGPHASQPHARASGRMIQKKDVVLIDWGVNFQFYNSDLTRIRFIDKISTEFKNIYQIVLDAQRFAIDSIRPGRMAKDVDFAARNYIKKKGLGKCFGHGVGHGIGLEVHEGPTINSRSKEILEENMVFTIEPGIYIPGWGGVRIEDMVLVTSSGCEVLSRLPKKLTEIVV; translated from the coding sequence ATGCATTGTTTAAACAAACTAAAAGAAGAATTACAAGAAAAAAAGATAGGTGGGTTTTTAGTTACCAATGAAGTCAATATTCGTTATGTGGCGAATTTTACTGGTTCTGAGAGTATTCTTTTAATTACCCCGGATCATGATTATTTATTTACTGATTTTAGATATGTTGAGCAAGCCCGGCTGGATATTCCTTGGGTCAGGGTCGTAGAAAGAAAAGTTTCTTTAATAAAAACAATTTGTGAGAAATTAAAACGCCTTAACATCAAAAAACTCTATGTTGAATCTTTATATCTTACACTCGATCAATATAGTCAAATTGTAAGTACAATAAAAGGAATTCATATTATACCAACAAAAGGAATCATTGAAAAATATCGAAAACGCAAAACTCAAGAAGAATTAGAAAAAATACGGACGGCCATTGATATAGCTGAAAGGGCGTATTATAACATCCAAAAGAAGATCAAAGCAGGCGTGTCTGAAAAAAAAATAGCAGATCTTTTAGAGTTTGAAATAAGAAATTACGGTGGTAGAAAAGGTTCTTTCGAAACAATTTGTGCTACAGGTCCTCATGCTTCACAGCCACATGCACGTGCATCGGGTCGAATGATACAAAAGAAGGATGTCGTTTTAATAGACTGGGGTGTAAATTTTCAGTTTTATAATTCCGACTTGACAAGGATTCGTTTCATAGATAAAATATCGACCGAATTCAAGAATATATACCAGATAGTATTAGATGCGCAGCGATTTGCCATTGATAGTATAAGGCCAGGGCGAATGGCAAAAGATGTTGATTTTGCTGCAAGGAATTATATTAAGAAAAAGGGATTGGGAAAATGCTTTGGTCACGGTGTGGGGCACGGCATTGGACTTGAAGTTCATGAAGGCCCCACAATAAATAGTAGAAGTAAAGAGATACTAGAAGAGAACATGGTATTTACAATAGAGCCTGGAATTTATATCCCTGGATGGGGGGGAGTACGTATAGAAGATATGGTGTTGGTAACTTCTAGCGGCTGCGAGGTTTTAAGCCGGCTACCAAAAAAGTTAACAGAAATAGTAGTATAA
- the dnaA gene encoding chromosomal replication initiator protein DnaA has protein sequence MELYTKVWDDVLQNIREKVGPLRFNLWFKNTRLESFDDNNANILVPNVFTQVWLQENFSNVLREGIGKLVNKDLNIRFSVSKNGEGENVSTSSIPFPEKKTNGNKNYSQLNRNLRLEDFVVGPNNRFAYTAALEMIKDKYPAFNPLFIHGPVGVGKTHILQGIWNRVKEEQNVNAIYMPAEKWTNEFIYSLQKGKMEAFRQKFRNADIFLIDDVHFLSNKQGVQEEFLHTFNALYELSKRIILASDAHPKMIGQLKENLASRFMSGMVTKIDKPEYATRLLILRSKAAKFDIHFPEEVLEFVAEKFDGNVREVESALTTLSAHAKFNEKKMDLQLASDALGEFFCAEGKIIKINEIEATILNYFNISRNELHSNKKMKSISFPRQICMYLIKTLLNWSYQQIGNYFTSKKHTTVMFAIKKVKEQIDSDKQFKLFIDTLIEKIKKEKK, from the coding sequence ATGGAGTTATACACAAAGGTCTGGGATGACGTTCTTCAAAATATCCGGGAAAAGGTTGGCCCCTTGCGATTTAATCTATGGTTTAAGAATACTCGATTGGAATCATTCGATGATAATAATGCGAATATCTTGGTGCCGAATGTTTTTACTCAGGTATGGTTGCAAGAAAATTTCTCAAATGTATTAAGAGAAGGTATTGGGAAACTAGTTAATAAAGATTTGAATATAAGATTTTCTGTCTCAAAAAATGGTGAGGGGGAAAATGTTTCAACCTCGAGTATTCCTTTCCCTGAGAAAAAAACAAATGGAAACAAAAATTATTCACAATTAAATAGAAATCTGAGGTTAGAAGATTTTGTGGTTGGCCCTAATAACCGGTTTGCTTATACAGCAGCTCTCGAAATGATTAAGGACAAATATCCCGCTTTCAACCCTCTTTTTATTCATGGTCCTGTTGGTGTCGGGAAAACCCATATCTTGCAGGGAATTTGGAATCGTGTTAAAGAAGAACAAAATGTAAATGCCATATACATGCCAGCTGAGAAATGGACAAATGAATTTATCTATTCATTACAAAAAGGGAAGATGGAGGCATTTCGGCAAAAATTTAGAAATGCAGATATATTTCTCATTGATGATGTCCATTTCCTTTCCAATAAACAAGGTGTGCAAGAGGAATTTTTGCATACTTTTAATGCATTATACGAATTGTCGAAGAGGATTATATTGGCTAGTGATGCGCATCCAAAAATGATTGGACAGTTAAAAGAAAACCTTGCAAGCCGATTTATGTCTGGTATGGTTACAAAAATAGATAAGCCCGAATATGCTACGAGGCTTTTAATCTTGAGGTCAAAAGCTGCAAAATTTGATATACACTTCCCGGAAGAAGTTTTGGAATTTGTTGCAGAAAAATTTGATGGTAATGTAAGAGAAGTTGAAAGTGCGTTGACCACACTCTCTGCCCACGCCAAATTCAATGAGAAAAAAATGGATCTTCAGCTGGCAAGTGATGCCTTGGGAGAATTTTTTTGTGCGGAAGGAAAAATTATCAAAATTAATGAGATTGAGGCGACAATACTGAATTATTTTAACATATCGCGCAATGAACTCCACTCGAATAAAAAAATGAAATCTATCTCATTTCCAAGGCAAATATGCATGTATTTGATAAAAACACTGCTAAATTGGTCATATCAGCAAATTGGGAATTACTTTACCAGCAAGAAACACACGACTGTTATGTTTGCGATAAAAAAAGTGAAAGAACAAATCGACAGTGATAAACAATTTAAATTGTTTATAGATACGTTGATAGAAAAAATTAAAAAAGAAAAAAAATAG
- a CDS encoding deoxyhypusine synthase produces the protein MSKKSKQCQLQHKYLCKPQISPQVLKKGMTVKGLVDEYSRSGAFNAGRLAEACKLYCHMLNENATIGLTLSGAMTPTGMGGILISLIENGFVDFIISTGANLYHDLHFALNLPIHQGDFRVDDTELYEAGIERIYDIFITDDLLLKTDKFIQDVAKRISATKPISTADFHFILGKAVLEETPSPHLSFVAQAARYGVPVFVSSPGDSSIGMNLSYLKIQDKGITIDTDLDVLQTTAIVFNSKKNGVVSIGGGSPKNFYMQTQPTLAQILDINKGGHDYFIQITTDAPQWGGLSGATPTEAISWGKIRKEEVKNHVVVYSDATIAMPILAGYAVSERKPRKKRYLYRDLPAQIAELKKQVK, from the coding sequence ATGTCTAAAAAATCTAAACAGTGTCAGTTGCAGCATAAGTATCTCTGTAAACCACAAATATCCCCTCAAGTCTTAAAGAAGGGTATGACGGTCAAGGGTCTCGTTGATGAATACAGCCGTTCCGGGGCATTTAATGCAGGGCGATTGGCAGAAGCATGCAAGTTATATTGTCATATGCTTAATGAGAACGCTACTATCGGTCTTACCCTCTCCGGTGCTATGACACCAACAGGTATGGGTGGGATACTTATCTCCCTTATTGAAAACGGATTTGTGGATTTTATTATTTCCACGGGGGCTAATCTCTATCATGACTTACATTTTGCATTAAATCTCCCAATACATCAGGGAGATTTCAGGGTTGATGACACAGAACTTTATGAAGCGGGAATCGAACGTATCTATGATATCTTTATAACAGACGATTTGCTGCTTAAAACCGATAAATTCATTCAAGATGTGGCTAAAAGAATTTCTGCAACCAAGCCCATTTCCACTGCAGATTTTCATTTTATTTTAGGTAAGGCGGTTCTTGAAGAGACTCCGTCACCTCACCTGAGTTTTGTGGCCCAGGCTGCAAGATATGGTGTACCTGTTTTTGTCTCTTCCCCAGGTGATTCTTCAATTGGAATGAACTTGTCTTATCTCAAAATTCAGGATAAAGGTATTACTATTGATACCGACCTGGATGTCCTTCAAACCACGGCCATTGTTTTCAACAGCAAAAAAAATGGTGTAGTTAGTATTGGTGGTGGTTCTCCAAAAAATTTCTATATGCAGACACAACCTACTCTGGCACAGATACTCGATATTAATAAAGGTGGGCATGACTACTTCATCCAGATTACTACAGATGCACCTCAATGGGGTGGACTCTCCGGGGCAACACCAACGGAAGCTATATCATGGGGGAAGATACGCAAGGAGGAAGTGAAGAATCATGTGGTTGTTTACAGCGATGCTACAATAGCCATGCCGATCCTTGCAGGATATGCGGTATCAGAAAGAAAGCCACGGAAAAAAAGATATCTGTACAGAGACCTCCCCGCACAGATCGCAGAGTTAAAGAAGCAGGTGAAATAA
- a CDS encoding glycosyltransferase family 9 protein, which translates to MFHLEQAAKHGIPNLTIQQSPRSFETVKHILIIRPGAIGDIIVTLPTLRAIRDHFPSAKIEVMGYPPLLEIIKRRFYADAVSRFDQSDIAHLFMKDTKIPTPLMKRFSGMDLIISFVSDKDRIFSGNLEATGARCVIHYNPFPSGDERIHIVDHLLKSLDTLGISSYKIPKVFLHDEDMRFSDDFIRDRIVVSKKILVAIHPGSGSRQKCWPVERFAALMDWLNSEMEAQIFIVSGPADGEIVEELKTKVKNNFTLVDHFSLPKLAAVIRRCNLFLGNDSGITHLAAAMGVHTVAIFGPTDPNIWGPRGEQVKILYKKAICSPCLADIRRNCSIQTCLENIKIDDVMHEVRSRFL; encoded by the coding sequence TTGTTCCATTTAGAACAAGCCGCCAAACACGGAATTCCCAATTTAACTATTCAACAATCACCACGTAGCTTTGAAACGGTAAAACACATCCTGATTATTCGTCCGGGGGCTATTGGTGACATAATTGTTACCCTGCCCACCCTTCGTGCCATCCGTGATCATTTCCCTTCCGCCAAAATTGAAGTTATGGGTTATCCACCACTTCTGGAGATTATAAAAAGACGGTTTTATGCTGATGCAGTTAGCCGGTTTGACCAATCGGATATTGCTCATTTATTCATGAAAGATACGAAAATTCCTACGCCTCTCATGAAAAGATTCAGCGGTATGGATTTGATTATTTCATTTGTTTCTGACAAGGATCGGATTTTTTCTGGCAATCTTGAAGCTACGGGGGCACGCTGCGTTATTCATTATAACCCTTTTCCTTCTGGTGATGAACGTATTCACATTGTTGATCACTTGTTAAAATCTCTGGATACATTGGGTATATCTTCTTACAAGATTCCAAAGGTGTTTTTGCACGACGAGGATATGCGTTTTAGTGATGATTTTATAAGGGACAGAATTGTTGTTTCCAAAAAAATCCTGGTTGCTATTCATCCCGGAAGTGGCAGCAGACAGAAGTGTTGGCCTGTAGAAAGATTTGCTGCCTTAATGGACTGGTTAAATAGTGAAATGGAGGCTCAAATCTTTATTGTTTCTGGTCCTGCTGATGGGGAGATAGTTGAAGAATTAAAAACAAAAGTAAAGAACAATTTTACCCTGGTTGATCATTTTTCTTTACCAAAACTGGCTGCTGTAATAAGGCGATGCAATCTTTTTTTAGGAAACGATTCGGGTATTACACATTTGGCTGCAGCCATGGGAGTCCACACGGTAGCAATCTTTGGTCCTACGGATCCAAACATTTGGGGGCCTCGGGGAGAGCAGGTAAAAATCCTTTATAAAAAAGCAATTTGCAGTCCATGTTTGGCAGACATAAGAAGAAATTGTTCTATACAAACTTGTTTAGAAAATATAAAAATTGATGATGTTATGCATGAGGTAAGATCAAGGTTTTTATAA
- a CDS encoding citramalate synthase, producing MDKIFIYDTTLRDGSQGEGISFSLQDKLAITIKLDDLGVDYIEGGYPIANPKDESYFNEIKSLRLRHAKIASFGSTRRANTRVEEDKNVRALLMADTPVVTIVGKSWDFQVKNVLKVSLDENLKMVSDTIAFLRGEGREVFFDAEHFFDGYKKNREYALRVLQEAQLSGANAIVLCDTNGGSLPAEIAEIVGDVRENIQGMLSIHVHNDGDLAVANTLAAVERGVRQVQGTINGIGERCGNADLCSIIPNLVLKMGYHCLEDGGLRKLTEVSRYIYETANLLLRSNQPFVGVSAFAHKGGLHVNAIQKDKGTYEHIPPESVGNERKILISELSGSSTILAKVEKFNLTHDNKLMRTILEEVQNLENEGYQFESAEASFELLVRKKIGRYKTFFDLEGFRVIVEKRESGLPVTEATVKIKVNNIQELSASEGAGPVNALDAALRKALDRFYPSLKDMKLVDYKVRVINPRSGTAAKVRVIIESQDKEDLWNTVGVSENLIDASWHALVDSIEYKLLKEQEVESY from the coding sequence ATGGACAAAATATTCATCTACGATACTACATTACGTGACGGTAGCCAGGGGGAGGGAATATCTTTTTCATTGCAAGACAAATTGGCCATTACCATAAAGTTGGATGATCTGGGAGTAGACTATATAGAAGGTGGTTATCCGATAGCGAATCCCAAAGACGAATCGTACTTCAATGAAATAAAATCCCTGAGACTTCGGCATGCCAAAATTGCCTCTTTTGGAAGTACGCGGAGAGCGAATACACGTGTTGAGGAGGATAAAAATGTAAGAGCACTACTTATGGCAGATACGCCTGTGGTGACCATTGTCGGGAAAAGTTGGGATTTTCAGGTAAAAAACGTATTAAAGGTCTCACTTGACGAAAACCTGAAAATGGTTTCAGATACTATTGCATTTCTTAGAGGCGAAGGCAGAGAAGTTTTTTTCGATGCTGAGCATTTTTTTGATGGATATAAGAAAAATCGGGAATACGCCTTAAGGGTATTACAAGAGGCTCAGTTATCAGGTGCAAATGCCATTGTATTATGTGATACAAATGGGGGCAGTTTACCTGCGGAAATTGCTGAGATTGTCGGAGATGTCAGGGAAAATATTCAGGGTATGCTCAGTATCCATGTTCACAACGACGGTGACCTTGCTGTAGCTAATACTCTTGCAGCAGTGGAGCGTGGAGTAAGGCAAGTACAGGGCACGATCAACGGGATTGGTGAGCGTTGCGGGAATGCAGACCTGTGTTCTATTATTCCCAATCTTGTCTTGAAGATGGGGTATCATTGCTTGGAAGATGGGGGGCTGAGAAAACTGACTGAAGTGTCCAGGTATATTTACGAGACTGCCAATTTACTTTTACGCTCTAATCAGCCCTTTGTAGGGGTCAGTGCCTTTGCCCATAAGGGTGGATTACACGTAAATGCCATTCAGAAAGATAAAGGCACGTATGAACATATTCCGCCAGAATCGGTTGGGAATGAAAGAAAGATATTGATTTCCGAACTTTCCGGCAGTTCTACGATCCTTGCCAAGGTAGAAAAATTCAATCTGACACATGATAATAAACTTATGAGAACGATTCTTGAAGAGGTACAAAACCTGGAGAACGAAGGGTATCAATTCGAATCTGCCGAGGCGTCCTTTGAGTTGCTCGTAAGAAAGAAGATCGGCCGGTACAAAACCTTTTTCGACCTGGAGGGTTTTCGCGTGATTGTTGAAAAAAGAGAAAGCGGATTACCCGTAACAGAAGCGACGGTTAAGATTAAGGTAAATAATATTCAGGAACTTTCTGCAAGTGAAGGGGCAGGTCCCGTAAATGCCCTTGACGCCGCATTGCGCAAGGCGCTGGATCGATTCTACCCATCATTAAAAGATATGAAACTCGTGGATTATAAAGTGCGGGTTATTAATCCACGTTCAGGAACTGCGGCTAAGGTGCGGGTGATTATTGAGTCCCAGGATAAGGAAGATCTCTGGAATACTGTTGGGGTATCAGAAAACCTCATTGATGCAAGCTGGCACGCCCTTGTAGATAGTATTGAGTATAAATTGTTAAAGGAACAGGAAGTCGAAAGTTACTGA
- the ahbD gene encoding heme b synthase, which yields MKNMKNQLRLVFWETTAGCNLECIHCRRLDVSMTLARDDMTTQEAFAFVDAITEAGRPILVLSGGEPLFRPDIFEIAKYAVSKGLSVALATNGTLVDDKIAKKIVDAGIARVSISFDGADAKTHDEFRKIPGSFERSIAGFKRLRDLGMSMQINCTIAKHNVHQIDDLYNMALKLGAEALHIFMLVPVGCGVQIADDQMLHPKKYEEVLNHFYDLSKEAKIQTKATCAPHYFRIMRERAKEEGITISPKTHGMAAMTKGCLAGTGVCFVSHKGEVFPCGYLPVEAGHVKKQKFADIWNDSPVFQKLRDPDLLEGKCGACEYKKVCEGCRARAFYDTGNYLAEEPYCIYQPKLVRAGKE from the coding sequence ATGAAGAACATGAAAAACCAATTACGTCTGGTTTTTTGGGAGACGACCGCCGGATGCAATCTGGAGTGTATCCATTGCCGCAGACTCGATGTGAGTATGACCCTTGCCAGGGACGACATGACCACTCAGGAGGCTTTTGCATTTGTAGACGCTATTACCGAGGCGGGCAGGCCGATCCTTGTACTCAGCGGGGGCGAACCACTCTTCAGACCCGATATTTTTGAGATTGCAAAGTACGCCGTAAGTAAAGGATTGAGCGTTGCACTGGCAACGAACGGAACATTAGTTGATGACAAGATAGCAAAAAAAATTGTTGATGCTGGTATAGCCAGGGTCTCAATCAGTTTTGACGGCGCTGATGCAAAGACCCATGATGAATTCAGAAAGATACCAGGATCATTTGAACGGTCTATCGCTGGTTTTAAAAGACTCAGAGATCTGGGCATGAGTATGCAAATCAACTGCACTATCGCAAAACACAACGTTCATCAGATCGACGACCTTTATAACATGGCTTTAAAACTGGGTGCGGAGGCGCTCCATATCTTTATGCTGGTGCCTGTGGGATGCGGTGTTCAGATTGCCGATGACCAGATGCTTCATCCCAAGAAATATGAAGAGGTACTCAATCATTTCTACGACCTTTCCAAAGAGGCCAAGATTCAAACAAAGGCTACCTGTGCCCCCCATTATTTCCGTATCATGAGGGAACGCGCAAAGGAAGAAGGGATTACCATTTCACCGAAAACCCACGGTATGGCCGCCATGACGAAGGGCTGCCTGGCAGGAACAGGTGTATGCTTTGTTTCCCACAAGGGAGAAGTCTTCCCTTGCGGTTATTTACCGGTCGAAGCAGGTCATGTGAAAAAACAAAAATTTGCAGACATCTGGAATGATTCTCCCGTCTTTCAGAAGTTGCGTGACCCTGATTTATTGGAAGGTAAGTGCGGTGCGTGTGAGTATAAAAAGGTCTGTGAGGGCTGCAGGGCACGGGCTTTTTACGACACGGGTAACTACCTGGCCGAAGAACCTTATTGTATCTATCAGCCGAAACTTGTTCGTGCAGGCAAAGAATAG